CACTCAAAATCAGCGTTCTACTGCGTGACACACTTTTTAGAAAAAACGGGGTGCGGTTGGTCTATGAATGACTGCCGCGCCCCGTTTTTTTATATTTCCATTTTTTTTATTTTCTGACTAACTGCGTGTATATATTTAATTGTAAGTTTCCATAACACTCTCCCCAACCAAAACATCAACACACCCATCACAATAGAAATTGGCAAGAACTCCATTGGGCGGTTTGCTGTAAATGCTCCAATTTCGATTGTTATTCCGGCAATATCATATCCCATAAGATACCCGACAAATTTAATAATTCCGCCTATCGGTGCAATAACTCCACTAATCATTAAAGCAATGGAAAGAGTACTGATAAAAGGCAAAAGAAACATACCGCTGACGCCTGCAAAGCTGCTACAAAATGCAAATACAGCGCCGAATTTACGCCAACTAAATTTACTGTTCTTTGAAATGGCTTCACCTAAGTATGCTTTCGCTAATTCTTTTGGGTTTCCTAACCGTTCGATGATTTGCTCAGAAGATACACCATTATTTTGCAATTCAAGCATTACACTTTTGATTTCTTTTACAATGTCAATACGCTCGGAATCGGACATAGATTTCAAATACTTTTCAATTTTTACAAGATAGTCATTCATAATTTTATCCATAATTTAACGCTCCTTAATTTCTGATATAGCTGTTAGTAAATTATCCCATTCTAAGGACATAGCGTTTAAGTATTCGTTTCCTTTTTCTGTAATGGTATAATATTTTCTCGGTGGCAAGCCCACTGTACTTTCTTGCCAAGATGAAGAAATATATTCTTCCTTCAATACTCTTCTAAGCAGAGGATAAATTGTATTTTCTTTTGCAGCAACAATAGGATACTGCTCTAACTTACTAATGATTTCATACCCATAATATGGTCGCTGCTTTATTAGCAATAGAATACAAAATTCGAGTGTTCCTCGCTTAATTTGTGATTTCCAATCTTCTACATTCATGTATTGCACCTCCTGCATATACATCGTACAACACAGTACATCAAATATCAATATATCAAAAATTTTTTATTCAACGTAATAGAGATATTTTGAAAGAAATTCAGTACCAACAACCGCCGAACGCAAGCAGAAATAGCGGGAAATGTTACGCAATAGGGGCGCATAAGCCCTTGTATAGCGCGGGTTTTCCGGGCGCGTTTTGAGAGGGGCAAGGTTTAAAAATTGAAAAATAATGATTGAAAAAAACTGTCAGACAACAAGTACATATAGAAATTGAAAGCCGCTAAAATTGCGGCTATTTGTTAAACGGCACCTAACTCTTTTTGTTTTTTCTGTAGTATCAGCTGTCGCATTTTGAACATAGTGGAAGAACAAAGAAAAATAGCAATTAACTGTCCATAAAGATGACATTCTAGACGCTCTCGCTTAATATTGTGACAATGATTGATACCAAAAAGAGATTTCCTTCCGAATTTCATAAGTATCTCCTGGTTTTATCTGATGCATGATATCTTCAAGGTCAAGTAAAACATATAAAGATTGCTTTTTAACTGTCCCATCCCGAAAGAATTCTGGCGATTCATTTTTTACATATACTCTATTATTTAATTTCAACCTTGAAACATAGAATACCCCTCGTTGATCTATCTGGTCTAAATCTTTTAGAGAAAAGTATCCTAAATCTCGAATACATAAATCTCCTGGTCGTAAGGTATCCAAGCACTCTGTGCCAAAGGTTTTATCATTATTTTTACCTGGTTCCATTTGAAAATTGAGGAGTTTTCTACTATGTAAATCCGCTGTAGAAATAAAACAGCGCATCGGTTAAAACGTTGATTAAGTCCTTCTGGGCTCATGAGTGTAGCTGTATTTGCATAAAGCTGACTACATAATCGAGTGAGGGAATTGCTTGCTACATGTTGACTGATCCAAATACATAAAGCAGCCAAATCTCGTGCGCCATACTTACTTTTCCATTTTACAAAACCTGTTTCTTGTGCAAGTTTTTGAAGAATATGTTGAGATAGATATCGCTGTAATTCTTCAGCGAACAAATAAAACTCATCTTGAATCGATAGATTCATAAAAAACGCCATCCTTTCCTATAATTCTATAGAAAGAATAGCGTATTTTCTCATTTTAGGGAGTATTTTGTTTTATTAGCTTAATAGCGTTGGGTTGCCGCCAGAATTCCAAAAAGCCCCAAACTCATTTTTAAAAGTAAGTTGGGGCTTTGGGACCAGAAAGGTATTTTTCAATTATAAAAACTATGACAAAATTTTTCCGTTTTTCCTACTTGCTAAATTCAGCAAGTAAAATATTTTTAAAAGGATTAGGACTGTTATCTCTACCCAAACTGTTCAAACTGACGACTAACGTATGCTTTCCTCCAAGTGTACCTCCAGCAATAGTAGAAAACCCTAAAATGCCACCTGTGTGTCCCCATATCGAGACCCCGTTTGGAAGCTTAGTTTCAAAGATTCCAAGACCCCATCCATCCATTCCTGCTCTTCCTGTAGGAACTGTAGTAAGCATTTGTTTTAGTTGCTGTTCCTTCAGTAATTTGCCACCGAGCAAGGAAGAGAAGAATTTATTTAAGTCGTCAGCAGTAGAAATCATATCTCCAGCCGAGCTACCTGCACTTGGGTTATAATAAGTAACGTCTTTTATCTCACTTGCTTCGTCTGGTTGGGAATATCCCCGAGCATGCTTGGTGCCTGGAATAACGCTTGAATTGCCAGGTAGGAATGTATCCGACAATTCAAGCGGTTCAATAATCCGATTTTCAATCTCTTCCGCGTAGCTGTTTCCGGTTACTTTTTCAATAAGAATACCCAGTAATACGTATCCTGTGTTTGAATAAGACCATCTCTTTCCTGGGACAAAGTCTGGGGGCAGAGAAATCCCCATCTTCACTATTTCTTCAGCCGTATACGATTTTTTTGTATCCATAAAATCAGCGTCTTTTGACCTTGAGTATTCAGCGATACCACTTGTATGGTTCAATATCTGCCGGATGGTAATCTGTTTACCATTATATCCGTTTCCTTGAATGACACCAGGCAACCATTTTTCGATGGAGTCGTCTAGATTCAAGCGGTTCTCTCCAGCTAATTGAAGTACAATCGTTGCGGTGAACGTCTTCGTCACGCTGCCAATGCGAAAGCGAAAATCTGTTTCCATTGGTTTCTTGGTGCTCAGATTCGCTACCCCAGCGGCATAACCCCACGTTTTTCCACCCTCAGAAGTTTTAGCAAGTATCCCCGGGAATCCAAGTTGCAATGTATCCCGCATTGCTTGCTTGACGGAATTATGATTTCGTTGAGTGCTTGTTTGTAACGAACTAGATACATTTTGAGTGGGCTCTGCTTTTACAATTGAGGTTGGTGATGTGGATAGCAGGGAACTTCCAGTTATTAAAAGGGCCAGACTTGCAAATGTAATTTGACTACGTATTTTCATAAGGCATTCCTCTTCTCTATTAATATTGTATAGGTGGTTGCTTGTTGTTCCATATTAATCACACAGCTATCACCTCCACCAATGACGAAATGTCATCATTAAGTTTGTAATCATCTTCATAATTGTTGTTTTACCAACGCCATTCTGTCCTAACAAGCTTTAAATTCCTCTTTTTTCACATGTATGTTAACCCCAGAAATTACTTCTTTTCCTTGAAATACTCTTGTTAACTGGTTTGTTTTTCATACATACGTCATATCTGTTCCGCCTTTCATACCTACCCCCTGCATACATCGTACAACACAGTACCTCAATTAGCAATAGTATATCAGAATTTATTTATTCAACGTAATAGAGATATTTTGAAAGAAATTCAGTATTAACAACCGCCGAGCGCAAGCAGAAACAGCTGGCAATGTTACGCCATAGGGGTGCATAAGCCCCTGTATAGCGCGGTTTTCCGGGCGCATTTTGAGAGGGGCAAGGGTTTTATACCTTTTCCCACAAAATCAGCGTTCTGCTGCGTGACACACCCATAGTAAAAACGGGGTGCGGTTGGTCTATGAATGACCGCCGCGCCCCGTTCTTTTTATATTTCTATTTTTTTCATTTTCTGACTAATTGCGTGGATATATTTAATTGTAAGATTCCATAACACTTTCCCCAACCAAAACATCAACACACCCATCACAATAGAAATTGGCAAGAACTGCATTGGGCTTGGTGTAAATGCTCCCATTTCGATTGTTATTCCGGCAATATCATATCCCATAAGATACCCGACAAATTTAATAATTCCGCCTATTGGTGTAATAACCCCACTAATCATTAAAGCAATGGAAAGAGTACTGATAAAAGGCAAAAGAAACATACCGCTGGCGCCTCCAAAGCTGCTACAAAATGCAAATACAGCGCCGAATTTACGCCAACTAAATTTACTGTTCTTTGAAATGGCTTCACCTAAGTATGCTTTCGCTAATTCTTTTGGGTTTCCTAACCGTTCGATGATTTGCTCAGAAGATACACCATTATTTTGCAATTCAAGCATTACACTTTTGATTTCTTTTACAATGTCAATACGCTCGGAATCGGACATAGATTTCAAATACTTTTCAATTTTTTCAAGATAGTCATTCATAATTTTATCCATAATTTAACGCTCCTTTAATTTCTGATATAGCTGTTAATAAATTATCCCATTCTAAGGATACAGCGTTTAAGTATTCGTCTCCTTTTTCTGTAATGGTATAATATTTTCTCGGTGGCAGGCCCTCTGTACTTTCTTGCCAAGATGAAGAAATATATTCTTCTTTCAATAATCTTCTAAGCAGAGAATAAATTGTATTTTCTTTTGCAGCAACAAGTAGGATACTGCTCTAACTTACTTATGATTTCATACCCATAATATGGTCGCTGCTTTATTAGCAATAGAATACAAAATTCGAGTGTTCCTCGCTTAATTTGTGATTTCCAATCTTCGACATTCATGTATTGTACCTCCTGCATATACATCGTACAACACAGTACATCAATTATCAATAGTATATCAGATTTTTTTATTCAACGTAATAGAGATATTTTGAAAGAAAATCAGTACCAACAACCGCCGAGCAAGCAGAAACAGCGGGCAATGTTACGCAATAGGAGCGCATAAGTTGGGGTCTTCTATCGCAAATGTATCTCCGAAATTACCAAATAAACAACATCATTTTATGATGTTGCTCTCACTTCATACTCTAGAAAAACCCATCATCTTTTTATCAGTTAATTCTCCCTTATCTTAGAAATAAAGGAAACAACAAATAAAATGTCGAAATTTCAAAGAGAGGTGATATATAAATGAAACATAATTATAAATATGAACACGCCGGCTTCATACCGCTAACGTCAGCCATCCATCCATCTACATACAGCAGCGCTTGAAGAGCGACCGATCCTAATATTCGCAGCTCCATATATTATTATTTGTCGGTTTTATTCCTTTAAAATTTATATCTTTATTCCCCCTCATCGGGGTGGTTTTTAATAACTCTAGATACTCCTCCATATCATTTCTGTTAAGATTCTTAAGCTCAGTCCACTCTGGATGTTTAAAGACTATGAATTTAATAAAAGGGATTAAGGTGTGAAGCTCACTTCTAGCTGTTGAAAACTATATAGCATCCTGGACGAATATACGTTCTTGGAGATACTTCTTAATTAGAGCTTTATAGACTTCATC
The nucleotide sequence above comes from Paenibacillus sp. IHBB 10380. Encoded proteins:
- a CDS encoding PadR family transcriptional regulator encodes the protein MNVEDWKSQIKRGTLEFCILLLIKQRPYYGYEIISKLEQYPIVAAKENTIYPLLRRVLKEEYISSSWQESTVGLPPRKYYTITEKGNEYLNAMSLEWDNLLTAISEIKER
- a CDS encoding serine hydrolase domain-containing protein, with translation MKIRSQITFASLALLITGSSLLSTSPTSIVKAEPTQNVSSSLQTSTQRNHNSVKQAMRDTLQLGFPGILAKTSEGGKTWGYAAGVANLSTKKPMETDFRFRIGSVTKTFTATIVLQLAGENRLNLDDSIEKWLPGVIQGNGYNGKQITIRQILNHTSGIAEYSRSKDADFMDTKKSYTAEEIVKMGISLPPDFVPGKRWSYSNTGYVLLGILIEKVTGNSYAEEIENRIIEPLELSDTFLPGNSSVIPGTKHARGYSQPDEASEIKDVTYYNPSAGSSAGDMISTADDLNKFFSSLLGGKLLKEQQLKQMLTTVPTGRAGMDGWGLGIFETKLPNGVSIWGHTGGILGFSTIAGGTLGGKHTLVVSLNSLGRDNSPNPFKNILLAEFSK
- a CDS encoding DUF1700 domain-containing protein; this encodes MDKIMNDYLVKIEKYLKSMSDSERIDIVKEIKSVMLELQNNGVSSEQIIERLGNPKELAKAYLGEAISKNSKFSWRKFGAVFAFCSSFAGVSGMFLLPFISTLSIALMISGVIAPIGGIIKFVGYLMGYDIAGITIEIGAFTANRPMEFLPISIVMGVLMFWLGRVLWKLTIKYIHAVSQKIKKMEI
- a CDS encoding DUF1700 domain-containing protein, which translates into the protein MDKIMNDYLEKIEKYLKSMSDSERIDIVKEIKSVMLELQNNGVSSEQIIERLGNPKELAKAYLGEAISKNSKFSWRKFGAVFAFCSSFGGASGMFLLPFISTLSIALMISGVITPIGGIIKFVGYLMGYDIAGITIEMGAFTPSPMQFLPISIVMGVLMFWLGKVLWNLTIKYIHAISQKMKKIEI